One Tachysurus vachellii isolate PV-2020 chromosome 5, HZAU_Pvac_v1, whole genome shotgun sequence genomic window, CAATCCACATAGCCATATGCttaatacaaataattgtgATCTTGTCAGAACCAAATTCTGTCCGGAACCCAAAACACCCAACCGATGTTTCCCAACGACCATCGCTTTATTTTGGTCCGTTGCGTATTCCCCGGATCAGGAAAACCTAGCATATGTAGGCTAAGTACAGCGTGCTAATGAGCTcgaatgttgttgttttaagtaattcatatttatattgaaCACTTTAATATATTAAGTATGTACTAAAATGGTTGAGATGTAAATAACACTAGTGGATATATAAAGCACTGCGTGAATAACATTACACAGAGCAAGAAGACATTTAGAGCTTCTGACTGTCAAGTAAGTAACTGTATTGGCAGGTAAATTAGGTTTGAACTGATTTGTATGTTAATATAAGAGCTGTGACTGACTCATTCCGCTACATGTCTGTTTGTAAGTAAACGTAGTAAAATGTCGGAGTCGGGTCACAGCCAGCCCGGGATGTACGGACAGGGACGGAGGAGACGCAGACGCAGGGACAGGGAGCCTGGACCACCTGGACAAAACCTCTCCGGACCGAGTCGTGATCGAGACTACGGCCCACGGGAGCGGAGAGTATGTTTGTATCTATTATAGTGACTCAATCGTTACATCAGAGCGTTATATTAAATCAGTaagtttgggtttttttctgcTGTGACTTTAGGATGGAAGCGAGGAGCCGTCTGGTCCACTTCTTCAGAAAACTCCCATCATCCTGGCCAAACCACCAGGAGAAAGGGTgagtttggggaaaaaaacaacaaactgaaACGTCATCACTacctatctatctgtttgtcagACTTGAAACTGTTCCCTATGCATGTATTGATGTTCATTACAGTCAGAGCATTATCTTGTTTAGGGATCATAGTCGAAACGCGCCCTATCCTGGGAACTcaccggtacacacacacacagccataatTCTCTTTTTTTGACGAACATGTGTCCTTTCAGGCAAAGTCGAGCGCTGCCAGCAGCGGCACTTTGTTGGAGAAGCCGATTATGCTGATAAAAGCCAGAGATGAAGGAGGCAAACCGGGGACCACACCAGATGCTGCTCTTCCAATGTCTGGCTCAGGAGCAGCAAAGCTGGAGAGGGAGGGTCAGCGTCCAACGCAGCCTGTGTATCAGATCCAGAATCGAGGGATGGGTTCGGCTGCATCTACTTGTGCTGTTGATCGTGAGTTGGTCTCAGATGCCAGATGTTTTCTATCCCTCGTACACTTATAGACCTCAAATCAAATCCAAATTAAATTTtatcacatacatatacatacagagtacgacatgcagtgaaatgctttttgcatctgtccagtattcaaacataaggaatgcaatttgggataaaaaataaccaaaaggaggtagataaatagtAAGTAGATACGTAGATaaatgtataaactatataaaaaatatacataaactatgaaaatataagtaaaaaataatgtatatacataaatatacatagaCCTGCTGTGTCAGCccatttttctgcttttctgcgTGTCTCCAGACAAACGCTGTTcttaatatttttcttctttttttcactgGCAGCTGTGATTGGACAGACGAAGCTCCTCCCCCCTGAGAAAATGAAGCACAGCATTAAACTGGTGGATGACCAGATGAATTGGTGCGACAGTGCTATGGAGGTAAGAttgtgaacttttatttttaatatgtcaACATGTAACTATGTTGATGAAGGTTAGTTGTATTGtttattagtatattattatagtagactttcatttttaaacaaacgtatatctatatctatatatatctgtatgtaACTTAATTTCTAGcgttgtctctctctgtcttagtATCTGCGAGACCAGACTGACATGCTGGTTGTGGGAGTTATTGGGCTCCAGGGGATGGGAAAGTCCACcatcctgtctctcctctcagCCAATATGCCTGAAGAAGACCAAAGGTAAACGGTACACTATGGTTCTTTATTTTGTGactggtttatttttaaattgtagaTTAATACAGCTGGATTTCTCtggtattttaaaaaatttgtttaaaatttaatgtattgtaaaaaataatcctGGCAGTGTGTTCATACAGCGTGCATATTGTTAGAGTATCCTCTGTTAGTACACCTTTAGACGGAACCAAAACACAtttaactaataattatatttaatttgttcacTTGTGGAATGTAGGCAAGTAAATTTTTAAGTACAGTTCATCAAACCGGAAtgtaaaataatctttaaaagccttaataataattaaatagaaaCAGTCACCAGATAGCTATCAGTAACTAAACAGAATAACCTTATAGTTCATATTAAACCAAATAGCCAGAACTATAACGCTTTGCAGTGTGCAGTGTTGGTCTGTTGAGATACCCAATATCACAATGTCAAACAGTTGGTTGTTACCTCATCTGTGCTGTACGTCTAAGTAGCAAAATCActggacactttttttttctctttcagcatCTCTTCTAATCTGATTATTATAAATTGAGTTACTGTTAATACCTATCACATGGAAAATACAGTTCCTCATATCTAACTGCATGTTCGGTGCTTTGTGCCACGCAGGGCGTACGTGTTCAAGGCCCAGACGCAGGAGATCAAAGAGCGAGGGGGCAATCAAACGACTGGAATCGACTTCTACATTACACAAGAAAGAGTGATCTTCTTAGACACACAGGTTCGTCTAAGATTCTTggctttttttctctcattgtcTATTGATTGATACCGGAATTTaactgtattctctctctcttctcttctcctatGTGGTCTTTACTCAGAGTGATTATGTCCTGGAGaggatttaactttttttttgttaatatcaGAGGTGTCTATTACATTCCAGTCAAGCATAAACCAAGATTAACTGATAATACAAACCCCCTTTCTAgcctattttatattttttgctcTAACTCACCCAGGTCAGCCCGGGAAATACTGCTGAGTAGTTGTAACACTAAAAGGTGCAGGGCCAGGGTTAGGGTTTAATGCGCAGTGAAATGTCTTAATACAATTATTACTTTGGAAATCTACTACCAATTTTATCACATGTGGCACAATAGCTTCGTTGTGGCACAATAGCTTCATTTCGTCCcaagaaattataaaaaaaaaaaagaaaaaaaagaaatgtctctCTGATGAGCTGTAAGATGTCAAGATTCAGCTGCAAATCATCTTGTATTACCGCTAATAGATGTTTCAAGATGAGCAGGATGAAAATGATATGATGTATATATTTTCTACATCACACTTACTGCTTTAAACAGTCAGTTTATCAATCAGAACCACACTGGTCACAGGAATACCTGTAGCTGTCATGTGGCTGCTTTCTTGCTCTTGTAGTCTGTCTCGAGATGACATTTTCCCCACAACAAGGCATTTATGTTTCATtctttaaagtttaaacaaGAGTCTGATGTCTGAGGGTGGGGAGAAAAAGGTTTTCTGCAGGTTCTCAAATACTCAAGAGACTATCTGGCACCAAAACTCATGGCCCGgtcaaaatgactgaaaatactttgtttttttctctctcattctgacGTTTTAGGTGaacattatttaacttttttttttttttttttttttttaccgttaATTGCCATAATTTATGCACTGCTCtgttgccacatgattggctgactaCATGACCATGCAAGTGTTAGTATTAACAGTagatgtgtttgtctttgcTCTTTTTCAGCCAATTTTAAGCCCTTCGATCTTGGATCATCTCATTAACAATGACCGCAAGTTGCCGCCTGAGTATAACCTGCCACACATGTATGTGGAGATGCAGGTCAGTCTGTAGTAACTAGGAAATAttgttcattaataattaatattgaaaaggtacaaaaaaaaaaaagaaatgctctAAAAACcgattttgtttaaaattttgttCATGTCTGAGTGTTTGATTCATTTTGAGTAGAAGATAAAATAGCCTTCATATTTCTGTCATAAATctcatttaattcttatttCTCACGTGTACTTACAAAAAGGTGATATTTCTTCCTTAAATAAATTTGTCTTAAACTGTATGCGAAAGCCGCTGAATTAATGTGTGAGCAGTGTAACAAGTATGTTTATTAACTCCCTCATCGTCTCCTGGTATGTAATCAGTCGCTCCAGATagctgcttttctcttcactgtgTGTCATGTGGTCATCGTGGTTCAGGACTGGTTCACAGACATCAACCTCTACAGGTAAGAAACTGCTTTTATTCAGGATATGCCGTAATGCTTGTGTACATGGTGCACTACTTCAGTTCAGATTGTGCTATATAATATCCAATATCTAGCCCAAATGGTCACCAATGGGTTTCTAATTATTGAGATTTataagggggtttttacacctggtcacttcatgcgttttctgtgatctgatagctatccgatggtaaaaagaccaggtctaaatgccctccgaaacgttttcgagacagatataaatccgattgtacaaaccacttcaggaggtggtctgggacgcatttcagatgaaactggacaggtgtaaattaATGTGGTTGtacaagccacatacgtcagcgctatactcctcccaaaaggaagtacgtcactcgcaagtaaTCTTTCACCCAGGAGTcttgttgggtcttaaaatgcactgctgctgccagcgaaaatgcagcaaacagtaaatgctgttttttgtagcataaacgtcttctttttgattgtaTTCTGAAAACAGCagacaccaaagcgtgttccatttcaattaccccggaaatgaggtaaaatatatttgcattttgggcaggaatagaaagatcagattgatatctgattcgccaagacgcatttatgtggcctaatgtaaatggaacagttttaacaaatcagatagctgtcggatcagagaaaacacatgaagtgaccagatgtaaaaaggccctaaatgttcttttatatctgtttttgttttataatggaAACATTGAAAAAGGTCTTTAATACAGACATAGTTGATATAAAGAGAAACCTGTGgataataaaacatttggaaATACATGAGACATTTTTTCTGCTGATCTTTAGGTTTCTACAAACCGCTGAGATGCTAAAGCCTTCGACTCCATCTGGCAGCCACGATAGTGTTGGTTCATCAGGACCAGATGATGGTTCAGAATACTATCCTCACCTAAGTAAGCCTACTTGTACCAAGATCACATCAGAACTTTGTTCTTATTTTACTGCCAAAGATCAGAGTCCGTATTCAAGAAAATTCTTAGTGTTCACAGTTTCTCTTAGTGACTTAATTCAGAGAAATGTTTGCACGTCCccttaaaatgaaagaagatcctagtaaaaataaaagttctttaTAAAGCATCTTGATCCTTAAAAGAGCTCCTAAGGTCAAAAAGTCTTAGGAGTAGTGAGTAGGACTTTTAAGCGGtctaagagtttctttagcaggggaaaatttaataatgataggGAGGTAATAAGATGCTACAGATTAGACCGtggtttatttttgtgaccaatcatattagagttaacatctctgacacagcgcagaaatgccacatatatatatattctgccgATACTGCATTTTTTCTCTGTTACGGGGATGTAAGCATATCTACAGATGCCATAGCAGCAGAAATTTGGCGCTATGATGTTTCTATCTACATTTACAATTATAGCATACAGATGTTGgagcatctctaatatgattggtcacagaCATCATTATATAGACTCAATTATCTTAACATGGAGACAAAGCGAAGACCCTGCCTCCTCTCTATGATCAtagtttttgtatattttcctTGAATCCTGGATCACTCGTGAGATAAGATTTCTGGTTAGAAATATTTATACTAAATTAGGATTATTACGAATGACTAAATTACTAAAAAATGCCtcaattttaaaatctttatgaatatgGACTCAGGCCATAACCTGCCTAGCATAACTAATGCTCTTGAATTGTTTTTCTTGCACTCAGAGTTTGAATGCAGCAGCTCATTTTGTCAGCCAGTAAAATTTAGCTTGAGCTGATAAAactgactgtgtactgtaatgtcACTTTAGAATATAAAGCTCAGGTGAATCAGACATGCATTAGCTAGTCCACCAGGCTAGGCTAGTGAAAGCTGTCTGTTCAGCCCAGAGATCAGAGAAATAGGTCGCTAAGGTGATGTAATAAAGTATTACCAGCTATTAGGCTAGTTAAGaacatattaatacaatcaCAAGCATGTATATAATCGCTGTGCACGAAGCGACTCGGCCATAGTCGCTATCCTTTATAAGAACGTGTCTGATGTTCCAGGTTGTGCTTGTGCCATTGATAAAAAGTCAGAAATGAGCTACGGTGTCCTCTCATCCTGTTACTTGTAAAAGGTCATTTAAATCTGGCTAGCATCTTTAAAGCTCCACTTCATTTTGATCAATCCAACTAGTAAAAGAAAAGCCAATAATACTGACTGTGACTGCCAGAATATTGAGTAAAAGAAACTAttcatttcaataaataaacGACTCAAGCTGCACATTTGGTGTCACTGTGTTTTGTAGTTTTCTTACAGAACAAAGCAAGAAGGGAGGATTTTTGTCCCCGAAACCTGAAAGATATGCACATGGTTGTGGACAAGCTCATGGCCCACTCCCACCTGAAATATAAAGGTTCGTCCAGAAAGCTTCTTAGCACTTCTAACATCTCTGTACAAGATTCTGTACAGATAAATGCTagcatttacttttacattccaGAAATTCTATTAAGGTTTCATGTTACATGGAAATGATACGCAGCTGTATCTTGGACCTGTGAAAAACGTATTTATCATTATTTGATGCTTTGCTCACTGACTCTGCCGATGTTGTGATATTGATACTTAGGCATGCTGTCCATGTTGGACTGTAATATATTCCCTGGACTGGGTCGGGACTACCTTGAAAATGAAGTCAATCTCTTCCTTTTGCCAATTTTGGAGAATGATGGAGATGACGCTTTGACAAGAGCAGGTCtgaagattttttctttttttttttatttataacttgtGTTAATTCATGGGTGAATGTTTGACAGTAATATGAGTGACCAGATTTTCATATTGTTATATTGGCAGTGGCAACtcagtggataaggtgttggattaGTGATCAGTGAGTTCGAAGCTCAGCACCATCAATCTGCCATTGCtgccactttttattttttattttcttttttaaataaaagttgctCTAGATAACTTTTTAACATTACATGCTTTCTTTTGATCTTTTCTGTTGATCTGAAACTGATTTCCATCCTTGGTTTCTTAACACTGCCGACACAGTGTTAAACCTTTagctgatgatttgtgtgttgtgtttaaatcaCTAGGATCTGGATCtactcctcttttctctctgctgcCTGGCTACAAAGGCCACCCAAGCTTTTCCTCTCTGATGTCCAAATTGCGTAGCCAAGTCCTGGCCATGCCACGCAATCAACTTTCCCACACCATCCTCACTGAGAAAAACTGGTAATCAAACAATGCAGATAAATAGACAATTTAGATTTCTGTTGTGACCGGTTCATGCAGATGATTAAAAATTTGCAGGTATTGTAAAACGTCAATATAGTCATGGagggaattatttattattaagcatcattattttaatcttgcagcagattttaattttttttactaaataacTATTATACATTAGGGTCCAAGGCTCTTAAACCAGACGCTGTCATTTTGTTATTTGCCTTTTCGCTAATAACTGAGACAGTTTAATGCTTTTAGCCATTTGAGAAGTTCCAGTACGAAatgaaaatctaaataatatgCTATTTGATAAAGAGAACAAATAATTGTCACACCATATTTTCAGTTTAAGTGCTAATAGAAACATGTAGTTGTCACTTAATGTTGCTTGCAGTCTTAAGTTTAATGGCTTCTCATGTAGTggtttttgtgtgttaatgtatgtggattttttttatacctgCACAGGTTCCACTACGCTGCCAGAATATGGGATGGGGTAAAGAAATCCTCTGCACTATCCGAATACAGCCGCTTACTGTCCTGAACCACACAGGACACATATCTGAAAATGGCAGCAATGATGAAGGTGTCATGAGCAACTAGACCAAGGCTGACTCTTCATTGGAACACCTGATGTTCAGACAGTAGCTACAggaacacacactaatctaccaTAAATAGGGAAATAGAGCACGGATTTCGGATCTTCTGCCAACTTTTTGACTGTGTAGGATTTGATCCATCAGTTGCGGTCTACATCAGAGGTTAAGGGAAAAAGAGCTGAGCGCTGaattttcactcacacactgctcttACATTTATTGCTCTAACCTGGTCTGTTATGGTGGCTCCATAACTCAGATGAGTTCATCACTGGGCACCATTCATGCACTGTACTGCATTTTATcttagccaatccacctacttGGCATGGTGTGAGGAAACAGGAGGATCTGGAAAGAAAACCCATGTGGAAACAGCGAGATGATGTGTAGAAACACCAGACAGGCGGTAACCCGAACTCAGGATCAGACGACCAGCCCTGGAGATCTGACGTGACAGGGCTACCCACTGTGCCACTATGCcacttatttatttgctgtaaatgaacaaatttaaaatgtagGTTGTAAGATTACTTTGTATGGAAACaagtttttatgtttaataaaacagcactgaaattaaacaaattgcgGACAAGTCGTGATCAAGACAATTGTGGTACAAGTGTATCTGCTGCATAACAACGCTGaagttataaaacattttacctTGTGTCTTATTCATTTAACTACAGTATTATGCTGATTCATGCCAATAGAAGATGGGAACATTGTGTCCATAAAGTGATGCATGCGATTAGtaacaaataatcaaataagCTGCCTTTAGATAAAGCTTGATGTGTATTAACAGTGGGTCTAGTGTGTGCCAGGGAAACTTCCCAACACCACATTACTTCACCACCAAGGTAATAAGGTTACCTTAAAATAAGTTTTGGTCCATAGATTTATGCCGTTAATGCCAAATCCCCACCCTACATTGCAGCCAGAATTCAGAAACTAGCCTAAATGTTTATAGTCTTTAGCTCTTCAGTTTAGATGAGCATGTGCCCAaggtagcctcagattcttgttctggTCTGATTCAAATGGATCCTGATATGATCATCTGCTCTTGTAACCTATCCACTACAATTCTGATATGTTTTAGAATCAGAAGCATTTATCCGTACCACAGTTGTAGTTATTTGAGTAACTGTAATAACCTTTTCATttgaaaacattgtttttttttcttttctccgaTATCTCTTTGCAAACCCTAGAAActgttgtatttacatttacatttacagcatttggcagatgcccttatccagagcgacgtacataagtgcttaaatctctaacattgaatcattaatgctggctcattaggttacatacttaagataccatgagtttaaaacatttgttcagagttacaatgaaaaagtgtcaaaggttgtattttttttttaaatgcaaaagataaggaaagaagtgctagttgaagtgtttcctgaataagtaggtcttcagctgcttgaaaatagccattgactcagctgtccggacttctaggggaagttcattccaacaccttggtgccagaacagaaaaagagtcttgtagtatacttgcctcttaccctgagagatggtggaaccagtcgagtggtggtagatcggagggtgcagtgcgaggagtgatgagggctttgaggtaagagggagctggtccatttttggctttgaaggccagcatcagtgttttgaatctgatgcgtgcagctaccagaagccagtggagggattgcagcagctgggtggtatgcgagaactttggcaggttgaaaacaagccgtgcagagccgtactgagccctgtgggacaccagtggagagtctgcgtggagcagatgtcactcccctccatgttgtGCTTGAAATCCCTTGAGACCAACAGTTTTTTaaacactcaaaccagcctgttTGGTACCAACTACCATGTCAAAGCAACAGTCACTGAGATCATGTATTTTTATTGAATCTCTTGACCTGTAACTGTGTGAGCAGCCAGTCAGTGAGTGTATACAAAATGAGGCAACAGtatagttgtgtttgtgtctgtatagtCTTGCAAAAATGGTCCAACAAATGTGTTGTGCTTGAAGCGTAGAGCATCTGTTTATCCAAACACCAGTGTGTTTATGGTCACTGCTGTGCTGAACATGGCTTATAAATGACACCCACATCACAAATAGTCATTGGTGGCCCGTGGGTGTGTTTAATATGATCAAATGTCcgtatatgtatatgatgtgtgtaaTAATCAGTAACGGTACAAGGTACAGACAGTGTATCTAATGACCCTGTGCGCGCGCATGCGCATGATTATACTGTCGATAGTCCAGTGTATCCTCTAGCAAGCCTTATTTTGTGACGTAATTTCCGTGTCCATAAACGTACAAAGGAAACGGACGGATTGACGTTTGAACATCACACCAGtttatttttgtgctgttttaatttcatttttcaaCGATACaattaaagtctttttttttttatacttatacaatgtaatattattaaatctttcTCAGTGTGGGAAACAAAAAGATGACGGAAAGAAAGTGGCTCTTTACCAGATCTTGtcaaaacacccaaatattagACACAAGTGGATGCAGTTTATTTTTCCCCTGagattttcagacataaacTTATCTATCTGCGcaaaaaaagcacatttcagCTCGGATTACTTTCTCAGCAACTTCCAGGATTGAAAACTTATAAAAGGATGGATTCATTCCAACTTTACTGGACCTGACTACAAACCCACACcatgtatgtattattttttttttaagcaaataaataaataaaattttatatatatataagacgACGCCTCTGACACTTCGTGATGTTTAATGAAACTTTCACTTTCCAACACTGTTTGTCAGagaatttaataaaaacttttatgCACACAAAAGATCATCTTTTCGCTTATTGGCTCTTTTTTAAATCTAGAAAACAAGTGCTATACTTGTGGAAATAGCAGTGTAAACAATTAAATTGACACGGAACTGATCATTGTTCTTGATGAGAAACGGATTGAATTAACTGACGGACCGGGCGCATGCGCATTACTTACAGGAACCAACGTCTCTTTTGGGTTTATAATTGAACGACATGCGCATGCGCAAATCCTAACGCTGGGTGATCTCATAAAAAAGGTAGCGACTGAAGAGAACTTGTATTCAGTGATAAACAGTATGTAGTAAAACTGGGGACATGTTGAGCACagcataaataaattttaaagaataaaggtCTGTCAAGCTGCCAAAAATGCAGCTTTAAAAGTGTCTTAAAGCAAAATCGAGGTGAGgacatttaattaaacattagaCCCACGAAATAATGATATATAACCAGTgattcaaataatatatatatatatatatatatatattttgtatgtttctatgtatgAACATGTTTTTGTGACGCTTTCCAGTCTCTCTTGTTTCCACAGTGAGGTGACGTTGCCATGGAAATCGTCTCTAAGGAGATGGTGCGTGCAGTCGGTGCTGAACGACAGCGAGATGTAAACATAGTTAAAGAACCGAATGAAGTAAGTTACTTGTTAAAGTGGGAACAAACCGCACAATACAAGTCttaagtttacattttttgtagaaatatattttgtgATTAATCTCGTGACACGTTTTGGCCATTATcctattaaaaatgataataaaactcATTTAAAGGACAGGCATGCTAATCTGAATATTATATAAGTTCACATGTCTAAGAAATTCAATAActttgaatttatttgttttattttagtgcaCACAGACCTGGAGTGTACCAAAGCTGGAGGCCTCGAGTGATGAGGAGGTGGTTTCGAGAGGATTCAGTGATGACGTGTGCTGTTTGTGTGGGGGAAACTTCAGTTTTCTGGACCATCcgactgagcactttattaagCACACGGATGAGGTTTGTTGCCACTTGTGCCCGACGAAATTCCCCCATATAAACTCGCTGGACTTGCACCTGAAAAATGCCCACACTAAATACAATATATTCTGTAAAAGTTGCAACATGGGGCGACATCGACCGAAGCAGTGGACTGTGGAAATTGACAAGACACTAAAGACCCCACAAATGACACTACTTGATGATGAGGTGGAGGAGGTCAAAATTGAGAATGAGGAGTTTGAAATAAAGTATgtgaaggaggaagagaaggaggttGTTGTTGGAAAAATGgaggaaacagaaa contains:
- the smg9 gene encoding nonsense-mediated mRNA decay factor SMG9, translating into MSESGHSQPGMYGQGRRRRRRRDREPGPPGQNLSGPSRDRDYGPRERRDGSEEPSGPLLQKTPIILAKPPGERAKSSAASSGTLLEKPIMLIKARDEGGKPGTTPDAALPMSGSGAAKLEREGQRPTQPVYQIQNRGMGSAASTCAVDPVIGQTKLLPPEKMKHSIKLVDDQMNWCDSAMEYLRDQTDMLVVGVIGLQGMGKSTILSLLSANMPEEDQRAYVFKAQTQEIKERGGNQTTGIDFYITQERVIFLDTQPILSPSILDHLINNDRKLPPEYNLPHMYVEMQSLQIAAFLFTVCHVVIVVQDWFTDINLYRFLQTAEMLKPSTPSGSHDSVGSSGPDDGSEYYPHLIFLQNKARREDFCPRNLKDMHMVVDKLMAHSHLKYKGMLSMLDCNIFPGLGRDYLENEVNLFLLPILENDGDDALTRAGSGSTPLFSLLPGYKGHPSFSSLMSKLRSQVLAMPRNQLSHTILTEKNWFHYAARIWDGVKKSSALSEYSRLLS